From the genome of Candidatus Dependentiae bacterium, one region includes:
- a CDS encoding MCE family protein, translating into MNTETKVGLFIIIGMGFFLSLSVYIGDIKFNRNEYSVYRAYFDETGGLETKSPIKIAGVSVGWVDSVALLEGGKAEIVMRIKSIHKLGKNAFARISQEGLIGTKTIEIDPGESSSGYLTPGSTLPMPGRAPTTVSGILEHFKDITSNVGDLTSGLKNTFATVEAEKKIHQTLTNTHKTSANVEEFTSHANQLIKEEKENIARSIKNLERITEKLSSGITENADETIARARNILEETDGIVEKINNGKGFIGKLINEDQLYGDLQKTVAGVKNYVQKAQNIHINVDGHLESMTDKSDRKGYILLNVCTYSDYFYTIGVTSGKVGKFDRRTVKTKYFDRDNKEIKLPTIAELPTYESRDIFTLAKHAPLLQQVVHTPSKPMLNIQIGKRFSNLTFRTGMFEDNFGIAMDYNVPTNSPHFNWITSVEAFDFHGHNRINEDDRMHVKWINKFFFMRKLYVVFGIDDIVGRATGSPFFGFGLTFNDDDLKYVLPGFMSMK; encoded by the coding sequence GTGAATACGGAAACCAAAGTTGGACTTTTTATTATTATTGGAATGGGATTTTTTTTATCACTCAGTGTGTACATTGGTGATATTAAATTTAATAGAAATGAATACAGCGTATATCGCGCTTATTTTGACGAAACAGGTGGCCTTGAGACAAAATCTCCCATAAAAATCGCAGGCGTTTCTGTTGGTTGGGTTGACAGCGTTGCATTGCTAGAAGGCGGCAAAGCTGAAATTGTCATGCGCATAAAAAGCATTCACAAGCTTGGTAAAAATGCTTTTGCTCGCATTTCTCAGGAAGGATTAATTGGAACAAAAACAATCGAAATCGATCCAGGAGAATCCTCGAGTGGCTACCTTACACCAGGAAGCACCCTTCCTATGCCAGGAAGAGCTCCAACTACGGTGAGTGGAATCTTGGAACACTTTAAAGACATTACTTCTAACGTTGGAGATTTAACCTCTGGTCTTAAAAATACTTTTGCTACCGTTGAAGCAGAAAAAAAGATTCATCAAACATTAACCAATACTCATAAAACCAGCGCAAACGTTGAAGAATTTACCAGTCATGCAAATCAACTCATCAAAGAAGAAAAAGAAAATATCGCACGCTCAATAAAAAACCTTGAACGAATTACCGAAAAATTAAGTTCAGGAATTACTGAAAATGCCGACGAAACAATTGCCCGCGCTCGCAACATTCTAGAAGAAACAGATGGCATCGTAGAAAAAATAAATAACGGAAAAGGCTTTATTGGTAAATTAATCAATGAAGATCAACTCTATGGCGACCTACAAAAAACAGTTGCCGGCGTTAAAAACTATGTCCAAAAAGCTCAAAACATTCATATCAACGTTGACGGACACCTTGAGTCTATGACCGACAAATCAGACCGAAAAGGATACATCTTGCTGAATGTTTGCACCTATTCTGACTATTTTTACACAATTGGTGTAACCAGTGGAAAAGTAGGTAAATTTGACCGCCGAACAGTCAAAACAAAATATTTCGATCGAGATAACAAAGAAATAAAATTACCAACTATTGCTGAGCTACCAACCTATGAATCGCGCGATATTTTTACACTCGCAAAACATGCTCCTCTGCTCCAGCAAGTTGTTCATACCCCAAGCAAGCCAATGCTCAATATCCAGATCGGAAAACGCTTTAGCAACCTCACCTTTAGAACAGGAATGTTTGAAGACAATTTTGGAATAGCGATGGACTACAACGTCCCAACAAACTCTCCTCATTTTAACTGGATCACCAGCGTTGAAGCATTTGATTTTCATGGACACAACAGAATCAACGAAGACGATAGAATGCATGTAAAATGGATAAACAAATTCTTTTTCATGAGAAAATTATACGTAGTATTTGGAATCGATGACATCGTAGGAAGAGCTACAGGATCACCATTCTTTGGCTTTGGACTTACCTTCAATGATGACGATCTTAAATATGTTCTACCTGGCTTCATGTCGATGAAATAA